The following proteins come from a genomic window of Macadamia integrifolia cultivar HAES 741 unplaced genomic scaffold, SCU_Mint_v3 scaffold1515, whole genome shotgun sequence:
- the LOC122064082 gene encoding translation initiation factor eIF-2B subunit alpha-like isoform X1: MWRRSASFILEKRQLKSQPQGPRPPGETKPQILLYPSDEHTMSETIENPNPSMSAYYQTRAAHHAVVTSDWLAQAQAAVGRNPADATPDENTTSISTGRPFSVIDEFNRWRQQPDLAEAVAAILALASVIRFSQATTMMELEIELKKASDSLKSGDETSISLTAGCDLFMRYVTRTSALEYEEFNAAKSRLIERGEKFGEISRKARRTIAMLSQDFIFDGCTILVHGFSRVVLEVLKAAAQNKKLFRVLCTEGRPDRTGLRFSNELVKLDVPVKLLIDSAVAYIMDEVDMVFVGADGVVESGGIINMVGTYQIALVAHSMNKPVYVAAESYKFARLYPLDQKDMAPALRPIDFGVPIPSGVEVETSARDYTPPQYLTLLFTDLGVLTPSVVSDELIQLYL; the protein is encoded by the exons ATGTGGAGGAGGTCCGCTTCTTTCATTCTCGAAAAGCGACAACTTAAATCACAGCCACAAGGTCCACGACCACCGGGAGagacaaaaccccaaatccttcTCTACCCTTCCGACGAACACACCATGTCCGAAACCAttgaaaaccctaacccctCCATGTCTGCTTACTACCAGACCCGAGCGGCTCACCATGCAGTGGTCACCAGCGACTGGCTCGCCCAAGCTCAGGCCGCTGTGGGACGTAACCCGGCCGATGCTACCCCGGACGAGAACACCACCAGTATCTCTACAGGCAGGCCTTTCAGCGTGATCGATGAGTTCAACCGGTGGCGGCAGCAGCCTGATCTCGCCGAAGCTGTTGCTGCTATTTTGGCCTTGGCTTCCGTCATTCGTTTCAGTCAGGCCACCACCATGATGGAGCTGGAGATCGAACTGAAGAAGGCATCCGATTCTCTTAAA TCAGGGGATGAAACCTCCATCTCGTTGACTGCTGGGTGTGATCTGTTCATGCGATATGTTACCAGAACTTCAGCTTTAGAATATGAGGAATTCAATGCTGCAAAATCTCGGCTAATTGAACGTGGTGAGAAGTTTGGGGAGATATCTCGTAAG GCACGCAGGACCATTGCAATGCTCagtcaagattttatttttgatggtTGCACCATTTTGGTACATGGTTTCTCAAGAGTTGTGTTAGAAGTTTTGAAGGCAGCTGCTCAGAATAAGAAACTCTTCCGAGTTCTTTGCACAG AGGGAAGACCAGACAGGACAGGCCTACGGTTCTCCAATGAGCTTGTGAAACTTGATGTTCCTGTAAAGCTTCTGATCGACTCCGCGGTGGCATATATCATGGATGAGGTGGACATGGTATTTGTTGGAGCAGATGGGGTGGTGGAAAGTGGAGGTATAATCAACATGGTGGGGACATATCAGATTGCATTGGTGGCTCATAGCATGAACAAACCTGTTTATGTGGCTGCTGAGAGTTACAAG TTTGCACGTCTATATCCATTGGACCAGAAAGACATGGCACCTGCCCTACGTCCCATTGATTTTGGGGTCCCTATTCCATCGGGGGTTGAGGTTGAAACATCTGCAAGGGATTATACTCCTCCTcagtatctcactcttctcttTACAGATCTAGGTGTTTTAACGCCCTCCGTTGTCAGTGATGAGCTTATTCAGCTATACTTGTAG
- the LOC122064082 gene encoding translation initiation factor eIF-2B subunit alpha-like isoform X2 produces MWRRSASFILEKRQLKSQPQGPRPPGETKPQILLYPSDEHTMSETIENPNPSMSAYYQTRAAHHAVVTSDWLAQAQAAVGRNPADATPDENTTSISTGRPFSVIDEFNRWRQQPDLAEAVAAILALASVIRFSQATTMMELEIELKKASDSLKSGDETSISLTAGCDLFMRYVTRTSALEYEEFNAAKSRLIERGEKFGEISRKARRTIAMLSQDFIFDGCTILVHGFSRVVLEVLKAAAQNKKLFRVLCTEGRPDRTGLRFSNELVKLDVPVKLLIDSAVAYIMDEVDMVFVGADGVVESGGIINMVGTYQIALVAHSMNKPVYVAAESYK; encoded by the exons ATGTGGAGGAGGTCCGCTTCTTTCATTCTCGAAAAGCGACAACTTAAATCACAGCCACAAGGTCCACGACCACCGGGAGagacaaaaccccaaatccttcTCTACCCTTCCGACGAACACACCATGTCCGAAACCAttgaaaaccctaacccctCCATGTCTGCTTACTACCAGACCCGAGCGGCTCACCATGCAGTGGTCACCAGCGACTGGCTCGCCCAAGCTCAGGCCGCTGTGGGACGTAACCCGGCCGATGCTACCCCGGACGAGAACACCACCAGTATCTCTACAGGCAGGCCTTTCAGCGTGATCGATGAGTTCAACCGGTGGCGGCAGCAGCCTGATCTCGCCGAAGCTGTTGCTGCTATTTTGGCCTTGGCTTCCGTCATTCGTTTCAGTCAGGCCACCACCATGATGGAGCTGGAGATCGAACTGAAGAAGGCATCCGATTCTCTTAAA TCAGGGGATGAAACCTCCATCTCGTTGACTGCTGGGTGTGATCTGTTCATGCGATATGTTACCAGAACTTCAGCTTTAGAATATGAGGAATTCAATGCTGCAAAATCTCGGCTAATTGAACGTGGTGAGAAGTTTGGGGAGATATCTCGTAAG GCACGCAGGACCATTGCAATGCTCagtcaagattttatttttgatggtTGCACCATTTTGGTACATGGTTTCTCAAGAGTTGTGTTAGAAGTTTTGAAGGCAGCTGCTCAGAATAAGAAACTCTTCCGAGTTCTTTGCACAG AGGGAAGACCAGACAGGACAGGCCTACGGTTCTCCAATGAGCTTGTGAAACTTGATGTTCCTGTAAAGCTTCTGATCGACTCCGCGGTGGCATATATCATGGATGAGGTGGACATGGTATTTGTTGGAGCAGATGGGGTGGTGGAAAGTGGAGGTATAATCAACATGGTGGGGACATATCAGATTGCATTGGTGGCTCATAGCATGAACAAACCTGTTTATGTGGCTGCTGAGAGTTACAAG TGA